CTACTTTGCCTTCAACTTCAATCACATCGTCTTTTGCCACGCAAAAGCACCTCCATAAATTTCGATTCGATGCCTCTAGACACAGAGACAACAATTATAAGTCAGACTATCTCAGTATAACATTTGTAGCGGATTTTTGCAAGTGTGAAAAACGCTTTATTTCAAATTTGTCAATACTTTTTCGATATCTGAGAAGACATCATTGATATCTTGATTACCTTCGATGTCATGAACCAAACCTTTGGCACGGTAGTGAGCAATGATTGGCTCTCCTTGAGCAATATTTACATCCAAACGACGTTTGACTGTCTCAGGTTTATCATCTTCACGTTGGTAGTAATCTTCTTCTCTATAGTCAACTGGTGGGTTAAAAACCTTGTGGAAAGTTTCTCCAGTTACGCGGTGGATAATACGACCACTCAAACGTTCCAAGAGGCTATCTGGATTCACTTCAATGTTGATGACACCTTCTAGTTCAATGCCAAGTTCAGCCAATGTTTTATCCAAGGCATGAGCTTGTTCAATTGTTCGTGGGTAACCATCCAATAAGAATCCTGTTTCTTTAATATCATCTTGTGAAAGACGTTCTTTTACGATCCCATTTGTAACTTCATCAGGAACTAATTCACCCGTGTCAATGTATGACTTAGCAAGAACACCCATTTCAGTTTGATTTGCCATAGCAGCGCGGAACATATCACCTGTTGAGATATGTGCAACATGGAATTGTTCTACGATTTTTGCTGCTTGAGTTCCCTTACCTGCACCAGGTAAGCCCATAATCAAAAGATTCATGATTCGATCTCCTTATTTTATTTTTAAATAGAAGCAAAAAGTCTTTTCACCCCTATTTAAAAACAAAATAGAAGAGGGGAGACCAAACTCTCACAAATGTTAGAGTTTAAACCTCCACTCCCTCAGTATTTACTAATTCATACTCAATGAAAATCAAAGAGCAAACTAGGAAGCTAGCCGCAGGCTGCTCAAAGCACTGCTTTGAGGTTGCAGATAAAGCTGACGTGGTTTGAAGAGATTTTCGAAGAGTATCAGTAAATACTTTTATTCTGTTCTATCCATGAAACCAACATACTTACGTTTCAATAGGTAACCTTCCAATTGTTTGATTCCTTCAATACCTGTAGAGATAATGATCAAAAGACTGGTTCCTCCAAAAGCGACCGCTTCTGAAAGTCCGAAAACATCTTTTGCTACGATCGGTAAAATAGAAATCACACCAAGGAAGAGAGAACCAACAGTTGCAAGACGACGAAGAAGTTTAGACATATATTCCTCTGTACCTTTACCAGGACGAACTCCGTGGATATAGGCACCGCTCTTTTGTAGGTTTTCTGCCGCTTTTTCAGGATTAATCTGTACAAACGTATAGAAGAATGTAAAGAGAATAATCAACAAAGCATACATGGCAATACCAGTTGGTGAAGTTGTTGCCAGCATTTCTTGTGCTGTTCTTACCCAAGCCCAATCATGACCTGTAGCGCTCAAAAACTGAAGAATAGCCGCAGGCGCTGCAGTAATCGAACTTGCAAAGATAACAGGGATAACTCCAGCAGGGTTTACCTTCAAAGGAAGGTAAGAGCTAGAAGGAGCACCTTGTGCAACCTTAGTATATTGGATTGGAATTTTGTATTCTGCTTGTTGAACATAAGTTGTAAAATAAATGATCAACAATACAGTAATAATCAAAATGATTACGAAAATGATAGATGAGTTGATACGGCTACTTGGGACGTTCACAAAGTAGTCCACATATATGCCCTGAATCATCTCAGGAATTGATGCAACAATCCCGGCAAAGATAATCATAGAAACACCATTTCCGTATCCCTTATCTGTAATTTGCTCTCCCAACCAAGTCACAATCATACTACCAGCTGTTAAGATGATACCAATCATGATAAAGACTTGTGGAGTAAGAGCTGTTTTCAACAATTGAGCTCCAGCCAAAGTATTAAAACCAGCCGTAATCCCGATAGATTGCACAAAGGCTAGAACAAGAGCAATATAACGAGTAGCTTGATTTAATTTTCTTCGACCTACTTCCCCTTGTTTACCCCACTCTACAAACTTGGGTAAAATATCCATTTGCAAGAGTTGGACAACGATAGAGGCCGTAATGTAGGGACTAACACCAAGAGCAAAAACTGAGAAGTTTTTCATGGCATTCCCTGACACCAAGCTCAACATGTTTAAGAAGGATAATCCACTTAAAGCATTCAAGCTATTGGCATTCACACCAGGAACTGTAATGCTAGTTCCGATACGAAAGACCAAAACGATAAAAATTGTAAATAAAATTTTTGATCGAACCTGCTTGACTTTAAGAGCTTCTCTTAATAATTTAAAAAACATAGGTCACCTCTCTTAGATGACTTCTACTGAACCACCTTTAGCAGTGATAGCTTCTTCAGCTGATTTAGAGAATTTAGCTGCTTTCACAGTCAATTTCTTAGTCAACTCACCGTTACCAAGAATTTTAATACCTGATTTTTCAGCTTTAACAATTCCTGCTTCGATAAGAACAACTGGAGTAACTTCAGCACCATCTTCAAAGACGTTCAATTGGTCAAGGTTCACAATTGCGTATTCTTTAGCGTTGATGTTAGTGAATCCACGTTTTGGAAGACGACGGAACAATGGAGTTTGTCCACCTTCAAAACCAAGGCGAACTCCGCCACCGCTACGAGCTTTTTGACCTTTTTGACCACGACCAGATGTTTTACCGTTACCTGATGAAGTACCACGACCAACGCGGTTACGTACTTTACGAGAACCTTCTGCAGGTTTCAATTCATGAAGTTTCATTTTTATTTTCTCCTCTTTTGTAAAATGCTAGCGCCGATAAGGGAGAAAAGGTTGTCTCCCCCATCAACTCGCCTATACGACGTCATCATAGATGACTATATCTAGTTTTAGGGGATGGTATACTGCACATCCCCTAAAGATTCATTAGTTTACTTCTTCAACTGTTACCAAGTGAGATACTGCTGTGATCATACCACGGATAGCAGCGTTGTCTTCTTTAATAACAGAGCTGTTCAATTTGCCAAGTCCAAGTGCTACAACAGTTTTACGTTGTGATGGAATGCGTCCGATTGGAGACTTAGTCAAAGTAATTTTAATTTGAGCCATTTTATCCCCTTTCTTATGCCAAATCAGAAACTGAAATACCACGAAGGGCAGCAACTTCTTCAGCGCGTTTCAATTGTTTCAAACCTTCAACAGTTGCACGAACAATGTTGATTGGAGTGTTAGAACCAAGTGATTTAGATGTAATATCTGCCACACCTGCCAATTCCACAACGGCACGAACTGCACCACCAGCGGCAACTCCAGAACCTTCTACAGCAGGTTTCAACAATACTTTAGCTCCACCGAATTCTGAAAGAACTTCGTGTGGGATTGTTGTTCCAACCATAGGAACTTCGATCAAGTTTTTCTTAGCATCGTCTACTGCTTTACGGATTGCTTCTGGAACTTCTTGAGCTTTACCAGTACCAAATCCTACGCGACCGTTGTGGTCACCAACAACAACAAGAGCTGCGAAACGAAGACGACGTCCACCTTTAACAACTTTTGTAACACGGTTGACAGCAACTACGCGTTCTTCTAATTCAACTGCATTGTCTTTAAATGCCATTTTCTAGTGTCCTCCTATTAGAATTTCAATCCGTTTTCACGAGCTGCATCAGCCAAAGCTTTCACACGTCCGTGATATAGATATCCACCGCGGTCGAACACCACTTCTGAAATACCTTTAGCGTTTGCACGTTCTGCAACGAGTTTACCGACAGCAACGGCTTGTTCAGTTTTAGTTCCTTTTGAAACTTCTTTGTCAAGAGTTGAAGCACTTGCGAGCGTTACACCCGCTACGTCATCAATCACTTGAGCGTAGATGCCTGTATTAGAACGGAATACGTTCAAACGTGGGCGATCAGCAGTTCCAGAGAGTTTTCCGCGAACGCGACGGTGGCGTTTTTGGCGGAGTTTGTTTTTATCTGGTTTTGAAATCACAGTTTTCACCTCTTTAGTTTTAAATCGTGTGCTATGCACAAAGTTGGAAAATAGGTTGGTGGTTGAAAATCAACCACTCAACATTATTTACCTGTTTTACCTTCTTTACGGCGAACAAATTCACCAACGTAACGGATACCTTTACCTTTATATGGTTCTGGTGAACGAAGGCTACGTACGTAAGCAGCTGTTTGACCAACTACTTCTTTTGAAATTCCGCTAACAACGATTGTTGTTGGGTTTGGAAGTTCAAAAGTAATTCCTTCTGGAGCTTCAACTTCGTCTGGATGAGATTTACCAACAGCCAAAACAAGTTTAGATCCTTGAAGTTGTGCACGGTAACCAACCCCACGCATTTCAAGTTCTTTCTTGAATCCTTCTGATACACCAACAACCATGTTGTTCAAAAGGGCACGAGTAGTTCCGTGGATAGTTTTCATTTCTTTTGAATCGTTTGGACGGTGAAGAGTTACTTCAGTACCTTCCACACGGATTTCAATATCTTTTGAGAACTCACGAGTAAGTTCTCCTTTAGGTCCTTTTACAGTTACAACGTTGTCATTGTTAGTGATTTCAACACCAGCAGGCAACACGATAACTTTATTACCAATACGTGACATGTTTTTAATTCTCCTGTTAAATTGTCAGGCCAGAACGGCCAGTTTTCACGGGGTTCAGATACTTATTTAGTTCAAGAGCTGAACTAAACACGCTCTAAGAACTGTGCAAAATAGATAAGTTGGCTTGTTTGTATGCAAACTTCTCCGACTTTCTAATTTTGCTTTGTTCTTTACGAGCTTTGTATCTTGATTTGAGTTTGAGCTAAGAATTTGGTGACAAAGATAAGTTTGTCTTGGAGCAGCTCTCCTGCTACAAACTTCCTATTTTCACTGCATTCTTTTAACGCTCTCACATCATCAATTACCAAACGTAAGCGATAACCTCACCACCAACATTCTTTTGGCGTGCTTCTTTATCAGTAAGCAAACC
This portion of the Streptococcus mitis B6 genome encodes:
- the rplO gene encoding 50S ribosomal protein L15, whose translation is MKLHELKPAEGSRKVRNRVGRGTSSGNGKTSGRGQKGQKARSGGGVRLGFEGGQTPLFRRLPKRGFTNINAKEYAIVNLDQLNVFEDGAEVTPVVLIEAGIVKAEKSGIKILGNGELTKKLTVKAAKFSKSAEEAITAKGGSVEVI
- the secY gene encoding preprotein translocase subunit SecY, with product MFFKLLREALKVKQVRSKILFTIFIVLVFRIGTSITVPGVNANSLNALSGLSFLNMLSLVSGNAMKNFSVFALGVSPYITASIVVQLLQMDILPKFVEWGKQGEVGRRKLNQATRYIALVLAFVQSIGITAGFNTLAGAQLLKTALTPQVFIMIGIILTAGSMIVTWLGEQITDKGYGNGVSMIIFAGIVASIPEMIQGIYVDYFVNVPSSRINSSIIFVIILIITVLLIIYFTTYVQQAEYKIPIQYTKVAQGAPSSSYLPLKVNPAGVIPVIFASSITAAPAAILQFLSATGHDWAWVRTAQEMLATTSPTGIAMYALLIILFTFFYTFVQINPEKAAENLQKSGAYIHGVRPGKGTEEYMSKLLRRLATVGSLFLGVISILPIVAKDVFGLSEAVAFGGTSLLIIISTGIEGIKQLEGYLLKRKYVGFMDRTE
- a CDS encoding adenylate kinase, giving the protein MNLLIMGLPGAGKGTQAAKIVEQFHVAHISTGDMFRAAMANQTEMGVLAKSYIDTGELVPDEVTNGIVKERLSQDDIKETGFLLDGYPRTIEQAHALDKTLAELGIELEGVINIEVNPDSLLERLSGRIIHRVTGETFHKVFNPPVDYREEDYYQREDDKPETVKRRLDVNIAQGEPIIAHYRAKGLVHDIEGNQDINDVFSDIEKVLTNLK
- the rpsE gene encoding 30S ribosomal protein S5 produces the protein MAFKDNAVELEERVVAVNRVTKVVKGGRRLRFAALVVVGDHNGRVGFGTGKAQEVPEAIRKAVDDAKKNLIEVPMVGTTIPHEVLSEFGGAKVLLKPAVEGSGVAAGGAVRAVVELAGVADITSKSLGSNTPINIVRATVEGLKQLKRAEEVAALRGISVSDLA
- the rplF gene encoding 50S ribosomal protein L6 is translated as MSRIGNKVIVLPAGVEITNNDNVVTVKGPKGELTREFSKDIEIRVEGTEVTLHRPNDSKEMKTIHGTTRALLNNMVVGVSEGFKKELEMRGVGYRAQLQGSKLVLAVGKSHPDEVEAPEGITFELPNPTTIVVSGISKEVVGQTAAYVRSLRSPEPYKGKGIRYVGEFVRRKEGKTGK
- the rplR gene encoding 50S ribosomal protein L18 gives rise to the protein MISKPDKNKLRQKRHRRVRGKLSGTADRPRLNVFRSNTGIYAQVIDDVAGVTLASASTLDKEVSKGTKTEQAVAVGKLVAERANAKGISEVVFDRGGYLYHGRVKALADAARENGLKF
- the rpmD gene encoding 50S ribosomal protein L30; this encodes MAQIKITLTKSPIGRIPSQRKTVVALGLGKLNSSVIKEDNAAIRGMITAVSHLVTVEEVN